In Aestuariibaculum lutulentum, one DNA window encodes the following:
- a CDS encoding glycosyltransferase family 2 protein, with the protein MNTMVSIVTPAYNSEKYIIETIQSVLNQTYQNWEWIIVDDGSTDNTVNIVKEFISKDSRIKLFQLKSNLGPALARNKGIEEAKGDFIAFLDSDDIWKPDKLEKQIAFMKTEKCDVCFSSYDLIDEKGRLVNKRVCVLSQVSYKKLLKSNYIGNLTGVYNARILGKIVVPDLRKRQDWLLWLEALKRSGKDAKGISESLAYYRVHKRGISSNKMALLKYNYLVYKKGLGFSVLKSLKYLVLFLYEHFFVKSKLVISTDNF; encoded by the coding sequence ATGAATACAATGGTTTCAATAGTAACACCTGCATATAATTCGGAAAAATATATTATTGAAACCATTCAATCTGTTTTAAATCAAACTTATCAAAACTGGGAATGGATTATTGTAGATGATGGTTCGACTGATAATACGGTAAACATTGTAAAGGAATTTATTTCAAAAGATTCAAGAATCAAACTCTTTCAGTTGAAATCTAATTTAGGACCTGCGTTGGCGAGAAATAAAGGAATTGAAGAAGCCAAAGGTGATTTTATTGCTTTCTTAGATTCGGATGATATTTGGAAACCAGATAAATTGGAAAAACAAATTGCTTTTATGAAAACAGAAAAATGCGATGTTTGTTTTTCTTCTTACGATTTAATTGATGAGAAGGGTAGGTTAGTAAATAAGAGAGTTTGTGTTTTAAGCCAGGTGTCTTATAAGAAGCTTTTAAAAAGTAATTATATAGGCAACTTAACAGGGGTATATAATGCCCGAATTTTAGGAAAAATAGTCGTTCCTGATTTACGCAAAAGACAAGATTGGTTATTGTGGTTAGAAGCTTTAAAAAGATCTGGAAAAGATGCTAAAGGCATTAGTGAATCCTTGGCTTATTATAGAGTACATAAACGTGGAATATCGTCTAATAAAATGGCTTTACTAAAGTATAATTATTTGGTTTATAAAAAGGGTTTAGGCTTTTCTGTTTTAAAGTCATTGAAATACTTAGTTTTGTTTTTGTATGAACATTTTTTTGTAAAATCGAAACTAGTAATATCTACAGATAACTTTTAA
- a CDS encoding exopolysaccharide biosynthesis polyprenyl glycosylphosphotransferase, translating to MSIKKQGRFSKFINPISRCIDVGLIIGTIFLFPINFNHVYLFLLYSVVFWEAIAFYNHFYEVQRHTRLFQIVALLLRQFVLLAFALYAYIGFFKQPNISRLALGEYLISVFLLVSFFKILTFFLLNRYRAVLGGNLRNVIVLGNTEKSRQLIKIFNTKLHFGYRFKKQFIVKDDEFSLKKCFDYIIENDINEIYFSVATLTNKQINKLIDFADNNLRELKFIPDNKDIYSRKLKYEYYDYIPILSMRDIPIQEPVNKFAKRAFDIIFSSCVIVFLLSWLTPILAIIIRLESKGPIFFKQSRNGFNYKEFDCYKFRSMMPNENAHLHQATKGDMRITKVGAFIRKTSIDELPQFFNVLFGDMSVVGPRPHMVSHTNMYAQRVDKFMVRHFVKPGITGLAQTSGFRGEIETDKDIVNRVKYDIFYIENWSLLLDLKIVIQTFLNAVKGEEKAY from the coding sequence TTGAGTATAAAAAAACAAGGCAGATTTTCCAAATTTATCAACCCAATATCGAGGTGTATAGATGTCGGGCTTATTATAGGAACTATTTTCTTATTTCCAATAAACTTCAATCATGTTTATTTGTTCTTGCTATATTCTGTTGTTTTTTGGGAAGCTATAGCCTTTTATAATCATTTTTATGAGGTGCAAAGGCACACACGTTTATTTCAAATTGTGGCTTTGCTATTAAGACAATTTGTGTTGCTTGCTTTTGCTTTATATGCTTACATTGGGTTTTTTAAACAACCAAATATTAGTCGTTTGGCTTTAGGTGAGTATTTGATTTCGGTTTTTCTTTTGGTGTCCTTTTTTAAAATTTTGACGTTTTTTCTGCTAAATAGGTATCGTGCTGTTTTAGGTGGTAACTTAAGAAATGTTATTGTTTTAGGAAATACGGAAAAGTCTAGACAATTAATCAAAATTTTTAACACCAAACTTCATTTTGGTTATAGGTTTAAAAAGCAGTTTATTGTTAAAGATGATGAGTTTTCTCTTAAAAAGTGTTTCGATTATATTATTGAAAATGATATTAATGAGATTTATTTTTCTGTAGCAACATTAACTAATAAGCAGATAAATAAACTTATCGATTTTGCCGATAATAATTTAAGAGAGTTAAAGTTTATTCCCGATAATAAAGATATTTACTCAAGAAAACTTAAATACGAATATTACGATTATATTCCGATCCTTTCCATGAGGGATATCCCTATTCAGGAGCCTGTTAATAAATTTGCAAAGCGAGCTTTCGATATTATTTTTTCGTCCTGCGTTATTGTTTTCTTATTGTCTTGGTTAACACCGATTTTAGCTATTATCATTCGTTTGGAGTCTAAAGGTCCAATATTCTTTAAACAATCAAGAAATGGATTCAACTATAAAGAGTTTGATTGTTATAAATTTAGATCGATGATGCCTAATGAAAATGCTCATTTACATCAAGCAACTAAGGGGGATATGCGTATAACAAAAGTTGGGGCGTTTATTCGTAAAACAAGTATAGATGAGTTGCCACAGTTTTTCAATGTGCTTTTTGGAGATATGTCTGTTGTAGGACCGAGACCTCATATGGTTAGTCATACCAATATGTATGCTCAAAGAGTAGATAAATTTATGGTTCGTCATTTTGTGAAGCCTGGTATTACCGGCTTGGCACAAACCAGTGGTTTTAGAGGTGAGATTGAAACAGATAAGGATATAGTAAACCGCGTAAAGTATGATATTTTTTATATAGAAAACTGGTCGCTATTACTTGATTTAAAAATTGTGATTCAGACATTTCTAAACGCTGTTAAAGGCGAAGAAAAGGCGTACTAA
- a CDS encoding UDP-glucuronic acid decarboxylase family protein has protein sequence MKRVLITGAAGFLGSHLCDRFIKEGFYVIGMDNFITGDPKNLAHLENHSNFEFIEHDVTEFVEIEGDLDYILHFASPASPIDYLKIPIQTLKVGSLGTHNLLGLAKAKKARILIASTSEVYGDPLVHPQSEDYYGNVNTIGPRGVYDEAKRFQESITMAYHRFHGLETRIVRIFNTYGPRMRLNDGRVIPAFMGQALRGEDLTVFGDGSQTRSFCYVDDQVEGIYRLLFSDYAYPVNIGNPHEITIREFAEEIIKLTNTSQKVIYKELPVDDPLQRQPDISLAKELLHWEPKVSREQGMKWTFDYFKTLSKEELFESEHKDFKQHIKR, from the coding sequence ATGAAGAGGGTTTTAATAACTGGTGCTGCTGGATTTTTAGGGTCACATTTATGTGATCGGTTTATTAAAGAAGGCTTTTATGTTATTGGCATGGATAATTTTATTACCGGCGACCCAAAAAATCTTGCTCATTTAGAGAATCACTCGAATTTTGAGTTTATTGAACATGATGTTACCGAATTTGTTGAGATTGAAGGAGATTTAGATTACATCCTGCATTTTGCTTCGCCGGCCAGTCCTATAGATTATCTTAAAATTCCAATTCAAACGTTAAAGGTAGGCTCGTTAGGGACACATAATTTATTGGGATTGGCTAAAGCTAAAAAAGCAAGAATATTAATAGCTTCTACATCTGAAGTGTATGGAGATCCTTTAGTGCATCCACAGTCTGAAGATTATTATGGAAACGTCAACACTATTGGACCTCGAGGTGTCTATGATGAAGCAAAACGATTTCAGGAGTCAATTACTATGGCATATCATCGGTTTCATGGTTTAGAAACTCGCATTGTTCGCATATTTAACACCTATGGACCGAGAATGCGATTGAATGACGGACGCGTTATTCCTGCTTTTATGGGGCAGGCTCTTAGAGGGGAAGACCTTACGGTTTTTGGAGATGGTTCGCAAACCAGATCGTTTTGCTATGTTGATGATCAGGTAGAAGGAATTTATAGACTGTTGTTTAGCGATTATGCGTATCCGGTTAATATTGGTAATCCGCATGAAATTACGATTAGAGAGTTTGCAGAAGAAATTATAAAGTTAACAAACACTTCTCAAAAAGTAATATATAAGGAATTACCGGTTGATGACCCTTTACAACGTCAGCCAGATATAAGTTTAGCAAAAGAACTATTACATTGGGAACCGAAAGTAAGTCGCGAGCAGGGTATGAAATGGACGTTTGATTATTTTAAAACTCTATCGAAAGAGGAATTATTTGAGAGTGAACACAAAGATTTTAAACAACATATAAAGAGGTAA
- a CDS encoding UDP-glucose 6-dehydrogenase produces MKVKNICCIGAGYVGGPTMAVIAQKCPHIKVTVVDVNSSRISAWNDENLDKLPVFEPGLDAVVSEARGRNLFFSTDVDQAIDEADMIFISVNTPTKTYGKGKGMAADLKYIELCARQIASVSKSNKIVVEKSTLPVRTASAIKNILDNTGNGVEFQILSNPEFLAEGTAVEDLFAPDRVLIGGDTSAKGQEAIQALVDVYANWVPKERILTTNVWSSELSKLTANAFLAQRVSSINSMSALCEKTGADVNEVAKAIGLDSRIGSKFLKSSVGFGGSCFQKDILNLVYIAKTYGLNEVADYWEQVIIINDYQKNRFSNNIVSTLYNTVSGKKITFLGWAFKKDTNDTRESAAIQVADNLLNEQAQIEVYDPKVIEERIYADLDYLNTRSEDENRSLLKVKKDPYEACKDSHAIAILTEWDEFKTYDWQRIYDNMLKPAFVFDGRGILDTKALENIGFVCYSIGKGSNK; encoded by the coding sequence ATTAAAGTAAAAAATATTTGCTGCATAGGAGCTGGTTATGTTGGAGGGCCAACAATGGCGGTTATTGCACAAAAATGCCCACATATAAAAGTTACGGTTGTAGATGTTAACTCATCTAGAATTTCAGCATGGAATGATGAAAATCTTGACAAATTACCGGTATTTGAGCCAGGGCTAGATGCTGTTGTTAGTGAGGCGCGTGGAAGAAATTTGTTTTTCTCTACTGATGTTGATCAAGCGATTGATGAGGCTGATATGATTTTTATTTCGGTTAATACGCCAACCAAAACCTATGGTAAAGGTAAGGGTATGGCTGCCGATTTAAAGTATATTGAATTATGTGCGCGCCAGATTGCTTCTGTTTCGAAATCGAACAAAATAGTCGTTGAGAAATCAACGTTACCAGTGCGTACAGCTTCAGCCATAAAGAATATTTTAGATAATACAGGTAATGGTGTTGAGTTTCAGATACTATCAAATCCGGAATTTTTAGCAGAAGGAACAGCAGTTGAAGATTTATTTGCTCCAGATCGTGTATTGATTGGTGGTGATACATCTGCTAAAGGTCAGGAAGCAATTCAGGCTTTAGTTGACGTTTACGCTAACTGGGTGCCTAAAGAACGCATTTTAACCACGAATGTGTGGTCTTCGGAGTTGTCTAAACTTACCGCAAACGCCTTTTTAGCGCAGCGTGTATCATCTATCAATTCTATGTCTGCCCTTTGTGAAAAAACCGGAGCTGACGTTAATGAAGTAGCCAAGGCCATCGGATTGGACTCTAGGATTGGTTCTAAGTTCTTAAAATCTTCAGTTGGGTTCGGAGGGTCTTGTTTTCAAAAGGATATCCTAAACCTTGTTTATATTGCTAAAACCTACGGCTTGAATGAGGTTGCCGATTATTGGGAACAGGTGATTATCATTAACGATTATCAAAAGAATCGTTTTTCAAATAATATTGTGAGTACGCTTTATAATACGGTTTCAGGAAAAAAAATTACATTTCTTGGTTGGGCATTTAAAAAGGATACGAATGATACGCGTGAATCTGCTGCGATTCAGGTTGCTGATAATTTATTGAATGAGCAAGCACAAATTGAGGTTTATGATCCTAAGGTTATTGAAGAGCGTATTTACGCTGATTTAGATTACCTGAATACACGATCTGAAGACGAAAACAGAAGCTTGTTAAAGGTTAAAAAGGATCCTTATGAGGCGTGTAAAGATAGTCATGCTATTGCTATATTAACCGAATGGGACGAGTTTAAAACTTATGACTGGCAACGTATTTACGATAATATGCTAAAGCCAGCTTTTGTGTTTGACGGACGAGGTATTTTAGACACAAAAGCTCTTGAAAACATTGGTTTCGTTTGCTATTCTATAGGAAAAGGGTCTAATAAATAA
- a CDS encoding glycosyltransferase, whose protein sequence is MKKALIHDWYYVNGGAEKVLKSINNIWPDFDHYALIDFLDEKDRKEIFLGDNNYVNTSFIQKLPSAKSNHRKFLELFPYAIEQFDLSEYDLVISSSASIAKGVLTNANQLHISYIHSPMRYAWDLYHPYLKESKLKGLKAWYAKRVLSKIRLWDVLSTNRVDYLIANSKYIAKRIKKVYRRDSKVIYPPVDISSFALEINKKDYYVTASRFVPYKKIDLIVEAFSKMSDKTLIVIGDGPELKKIQSKMSANIILTGHIELSEVISYFQKAKAFIFAAEEDFGIVPVEAQACGTPVLAYGKGGALETIEDGVSGTFFYEQSVDAIINGVAKMNSIKFEPERVRDNAEKFSKERFEKEFKETVEELYKDWKEKNG, encoded by the coding sequence ATGAAGAAAGCACTGATACATGATTGGTATTATGTAAATGGAGGAGCAGAAAAGGTTCTTAAATCAATAAATAATATTTGGCCAGATTTTGATCATTATGCTCTTATTGATTTTTTAGATGAAAAAGACAGAAAAGAGATATTTTTAGGAGATAATAACTATGTTAATACATCTTTTATTCAGAAGTTACCTAGTGCTAAATCAAATCATCGAAAATTTTTAGAGTTATTCCCGTATGCTATTGAGCAGTTTGATTTATCTGAATATGATCTAGTAATATCATCATCAGCGTCAATAGCTAAGGGAGTTTTAACAAATGCAAATCAGTTACACATATCTTATATTCATTCTCCTATGAGATATGCGTGGGATTTGTACCATCCATACTTAAAAGAATCAAAATTAAAAGGCTTAAAGGCCTGGTACGCTAAACGTGTTTTAAGTAAAATTAGACTTTGGGATGTTTTAAGTACTAATAGGGTAGATTACCTGATAGCAAATTCTAAATATATAGCTAAACGTATTAAAAAGGTCTATAGAAGAGACTCAAAGGTTATTTACCCTCCTGTTGATATTTCTAGTTTTGCTTTAGAAATTAATAAGAAAGATTATTATGTTACAGCTTCAAGATTTGTTCCGTACAAAAAAATTGATTTAATTGTTGAGGCTTTTTCGAAAATGTCAGATAAGACTTTGATTGTGATTGGAGACGGACCTGAGCTCAAAAAAATCCAATCAAAAATGTCTGCAAATATAATTTTAACTGGGCATATAGAATTGTCAGAGGTCATATCCTATTTCCAGAAAGCAAAAGCTTTTATTTTTGCAGCTGAAGAAGATTTTGGAATTGTTCCTGTTGAAGCTCAGGCTTGTGGAACCCCTGTATTGGCATATGGAAAAGGAGGGGCATTAGAAACTATAGAAGATGGCGTTAGTGGAACTTTTTTTTATGAACAATCTGTTGATGCGATTATAAATGGGGTTGCTAAAATGAATAGTATAAAGTTTGAACCTGAAAGGGTTAGAGATAATGCAGAAAAATTTAGTAAAGAACGATTTGAAAAAGAGTTTAAAGAAACTGTAGAAGAGTTGTATAAAGATTGGAAAGAGAAAAATGGGTAA
- a CDS encoding O-antigen ligase family protein — protein sequence MSFRMECDKQDKYNLILKFLFFLVGFSIPFSYAFNSIAIGLLFLFSFKFFSLDKYKNDIIIKIGYLPLLFFVVFLLQVLGVFYSQDINKGLSYAIQNIVFVLFPIIFFNLSTYLTKDKIRLAVYGLIFGVSAILISIYINIFIEIFKKNLEFNTLLTRFTRVGFVKYGIEEIHPPYLGILTIFSLVVLLHVKLIKRKSLDYILRGFLFLFLGCSLYGISSIMSVIVLFIFLITSIIFLSKSIKFRILTTLSFFGIFIIILINLNSIRIVTKDFPGNSLLGRIQWSIFKGKGDTSRPENWKSVTNVIKDNLFFGVGSDGGLKDLQSFRDPKSESFKFKHNAHNQYLEFFLRHGIVGFIIYLFMLYELIRVAFYSRNEVFIWFLITFLISSMTESYLVRQIGLTFFTFYSILFYTYYKPKINEF from the coding sequence TTGAGTTTTAGAATGGAGTGCGATAAGCAAGATAAATATAATTTAATATTAAAATTCTTATTTTTTTTAGTAGGTTTTAGCATACCTTTTTCTTATGCATTCAATAGTATCGCTATAGGTTTATTGTTTTTATTTTCCTTTAAATTTTTTAGTTTGGACAAATATAAAAATGATATAATTATAAAAATTGGATATTTACCACTACTTTTTTTTGTTGTGTTTTTACTTCAAGTGCTTGGTGTTTTTTATTCACAAGATATAAATAAAGGTTTGTCATATGCTATACAGAATATCGTTTTTGTATTATTTCCAATAATCTTTTTTAATTTGTCTACATATTTAACCAAAGATAAAATTAGACTAGCTGTTTACGGTTTAATATTTGGAGTAAGTGCTATTTTGATAAGTATTTATATAAATATATTTATTGAAATTTTTAAAAAAAATCTAGAATTTAACACTTTGCTTACTAGATTTACGAGAGTTGGGTTTGTTAAATATGGAATTGAGGAAATTCATCCTCCATATTTGGGAATTCTCACAATTTTTTCTTTGGTAGTTCTTTTGCATGTTAAGTTGATTAAGAGGAAAAGTCTAGATTATATTTTAAGAGGCTTTTTATTTTTGTTTTTAGGGTGTTCTTTGTACGGAATATCATCCATTATGTCTGTAATAGTTTTATTTATTTTTTTAATTACAAGTATAATTTTTTTATCCAAGAGTATAAAATTTAGAATTTTAACAACATTGTCATTCTTTGGAATTTTTATTATAATTTTGATTAATTTAAATAGTATTAGAATTGTTACTAAGGATTTCCCAGGTAACAGTTTATTGGGAAGAATTCAGTGGAGCATATTTAAAGGTAAGGGAGATACTTCTAGGCCAGAAAACTGGAAAAGTGTAACAAATGTTATAAAAGATAATTTGTTTTTTGGTGTTGGTTCTGATGGAGGATTAAAAGATTTACAAAGTTTTAGAGATCCCAAAAGCGAATCTTTTAAATTTAAACATAATGCACATAATCAATATTTAGAATTTTTTTTAAGACATGGCATTGTTGGGTTTATTATTTATTTATTTATGTTATATGAATTAATAAGAGTGGCCTTTTATTCTAGAAATGAAGTTTTTATTTGGTTTTTAATTACTTTTCTTATTTCATCCATGACTGAGTCTTATTTGGTAAGACAAATTGGATTAACTTTTTTTACTTTTTATTCAATTTTATTCTATACTTATTATAAACCGAAAATAAACGAATTTTGA
- a CDS encoding glycosyltransferase, with protein MKTNKIDFSIITICYNSVNTVEKTIKSVISQSHENYEYIIIDGGSKDGTLEIINKYKGKISLIISEPDDGIYDAFNKGVKLAKGNHIGILNSDDTYNYNTLELAFKSIKKKPLAIIYGNTCFIDENDVVFSQNDGDFGNSKLKRGIGFMHPASFVPMEVYNKVGLYSVSKNLFIASDADFLLRCYKFGIEFYKSDFKVFMRTGGLSETSFYLAHKQYLNSLFDNGIIDKKELFIEKNKLLFKSILKRFLTRKNVAKIKLQIWIVIVSIFNFLIRYIPFNFFKRKLLKISGISLGSNSYIHNSTFLSLGKLSVGDFTVINPKCIIDNRGEIKIGSNVSIAHYCKIYTTGHDVNCSYFTGIKKAVVIEDNVVLFSNCIIQPGVTLGKGCVVFPGSVVTKDVPPFTMVGGNPAKLIGQRNKNLNYRIDYGFRFIK; from the coding sequence ATGAAAACCAATAAAATAGATTTTTCAATAATAACTATATGTTATAACTCTGTAAATACAGTTGAGAAAACAATAAAAAGTGTAATATCTCAGTCTCACGAAAATTATGAATATATAATTATAGATGGAGGATCTAAGGATGGTACTTTAGAAATAATCAATAAGTACAAGGGTAAAATAAGTCTTATTATTTCTGAGCCTGATGATGGAATTTATGACGCATTTAACAAAGGAGTAAAATTGGCAAAAGGTAATCATATAGGTATTTTAAATTCGGATGATACATATAACTATAATACATTAGAATTAGCCTTTAAGTCAATAAAGAAAAAGCCTTTAGCAATTATTTACGGGAATACTTGTTTTATTGATGAAAATGATGTTGTTTTTTCTCAAAATGATGGGGATTTTGGTAATAGTAAATTGAAAAGAGGGATCGGTTTTATGCATCCAGCCTCTTTTGTCCCAATGGAGGTTTATAATAAAGTTGGGTTATATTCAGTTTCAAAAAATTTATTTATTGCTAGTGATGCAGATTTTTTATTAAGATGTTATAAATTTGGAATAGAATTTTATAAATCAGATTTTAAGGTGTTTATGAGGACGGGAGGTCTAAGTGAAACATCATTTTATTTAGCACATAAACAGTATTTGAATTCATTGTTCGACAATGGTATAATTGATAAAAAGGAGCTGTTTATAGAGAAAAACAAATTGCTTTTTAAGAGCATTTTAAAGCGATTTTTAACAAGAAAAAATGTTGCTAAAATAAAGCTTCAAATATGGATTGTTATTGTTTCGATATTCAACTTTTTAATTAGATATATTCCTTTTAATTTTTTTAAAAGGAAACTTTTAAAAATTTCAGGAATCAGTTTGGGGTCAAATAGTTATATACATAATTCAACTTTTTTAAGTCTAGGTAAATTATCTGTTGGCGATTTTACAGTAATTAATCCCAAATGTATAATTGATAATAGAGGAGAAATTAAAATAGGTAGCAATGTTTCCATTGCGCACTACTGTAAGATTTATACAACTGGGCATGATGTTAATTGCTCATATTTTACAGGAATTAAAAAAGCTGTCGTAATAGAAGATAATGTGGTTTTATTTTCAAATTGTATAATTCAACCAGGTGTAACTTTGGGAAAGGGATGTGTTGTTTTTCCTGGTTCAGTTGTTACCAAAGATGTACCTCCATTTACCATGGTAGGAGGAAATCCTGCAAAATTAATTGGACAAAGAAATAAGAACTTGAATTATAGAATTGACTATGGGTTTAGGTTCATTAAATAA
- a CDS encoding O-antigen ligase family protein, which produces MNFIDRLLLFTFPFMDVGFNAFGVPFRLGELTFFLTFLRLIDLAPILNISKVHKAGLVLIFLMVTNLILTILFSRFENIDSPFYVKYILRNALYLLVMISYLLKPIKFDKIKGESFIKYILYVILIFYIIEYIDFYLVSLNWDSIFVSRQGKSIFGNFIIRFSGPSSEPAYIIPLLSIPLMYGLQTRKFKVIILSLILMILPFSSFGYVAIVFALLYFLNNIVDKELKRKIWKGVFSGMVFCCILCILFFNRISEIFAYNWLKFQAYFGLGDAYEWSASQRIGHVKLAFNLFLEAPFINMLFGNGTGYYSKMSKEFTKYYLDDAEEAHSLFFSTLTDRGFVGVLLLLFMFYAITKIRIPRNISEQNKFFFIAIKFGVLVRMLHWVFTGMLWQYYFWVEVAILLSASIYYIKVFNENQ; this is translated from the coding sequence ATGAACTTTATTGATCGACTGCTTTTATTTACCTTTCCGTTTATGGATGTTGGTTTTAATGCTTTTGGTGTACCCTTTCGCCTAGGGGAATTGACTTTTTTTTTAACTTTTTTGAGACTCATTGATTTAGCTCCAATTCTCAACATTTCAAAGGTACATAAGGCAGGATTAGTTTTGATTTTTTTGATGGTTACTAATCTTATTCTAACAATTTTATTTTCGAGATTTGAAAATATAGATAGTCCATTTTATGTCAAATATATATTGAGAAATGCCTTATATCTTCTTGTAATGATATCATATTTATTAAAGCCAATTAAATTTGATAAAATAAAAGGAGAGTCTTTTATAAAATATATTTTATATGTTATTCTGATATTTTATATAATAGAATATATTGATTTTTATTTGGTATCTTTAAACTGGGATTCAATATTTGTTAGTAGGCAAGGCAAAAGTATTTTTGGTAATTTTATAATAAGATTTTCAGGTCCTTCTTCGGAACCTGCTTACATAATCCCTCTTTTATCTATACCCTTAATGTATGGTTTACAAACAAGAAAATTTAAGGTTATAATACTGTCTTTAATTTTAATGATATTGCCATTTTCTTCATTTGGTTACGTTGCTATAGTATTTGCTTTATTATATTTTTTAAATAATATTGTTGATAAAGAACTAAAAAGGAAGATATGGAAAGGGGTTTTTTCAGGAATGGTGTTTTGTTGTATTTTATGTATTTTATTTTTTAATAGAATAAGTGAAATATTCGCATACAATTGGTTGAAATTTCAAGCTTATTTTGGATTAGGTGATGCATACGAATGGTCTGCATCTCAAAGAATAGGTCATGTGAAATTGGCATTTAATTTATTTTTGGAAGCACCATTTATTAATATGCTTTTTGGTAATGGTACAGGATATTATAGTAAAATGAGTAAAGAATTTACAAAATATTATTTAGATGATGCAGAAGAAGCCCATAGTTTGTTTTTTTCAACATTAACAGATAGAGGTTTCGTGGGGGTTTTATTACTTCTATTTATGTTTTATGCTATTACAAAAATTAGAATACCTAGAAATATTTCAGAACAGAATAAGTTTTTTTTTATTGCAATAAAGTTTGGTGTTTTGGTAAGAATGCTTCATTGGGTTTTTACGGGTATGCTATGGCAATATTATTTTTGGGTGGAAGTAGCTATTTTACTTTCTGCTAGTATATATTATATAAAAGTATTTAATGAAAACCAATAA
- a CDS encoding sulfotransferase: protein MKSKNFKKNIQRVIKIVSPKYEQFIFHIWYNRTKRLLFKTPENKFIFILCPPYCGSTLINQVVSSSSKVSVNNFFGTREGQQLPTLRTMMFDNENRWDENYDHDWKFIKNEWMKYWDITKPFLLEKSPSNILRAESIDEVFANSHYIITYRNPYAHCEGIMRRNKATAEYAANFTIKCLYHQKKNIEMLQNKVVMSYEEITTNRNEFRNKIISMLPELNDISVDKKFSAHNQYNKNLEISNLNQKQIEKLSKQDLIKINNIFSKEEELLEYFGYKLINF from the coding sequence ATGAAAAGTAAGAATTTTAAGAAGAATATACAAAGAGTAATAAAAATCGTATCACCTAAATATGAGCAGTTTATTTTTCATATATGGTATAACAGAACAAAGCGGTTACTATTTAAGACGCCTGAGAATAAATTTATTTTTATTTTGTGCCCTCCATATTGTGGATCTACTTTAATAAATCAGGTGGTGTCTTCATCTTCAAAAGTATCCGTTAATAATTTTTTTGGCACAAGGGAAGGGCAGCAATTGCCAACTCTGAGAACAATGATGTTTGATAATGAAAATAGGTGGGATGAAAATTATGATCATGATTGGAAGTTTATAAAAAATGAATGGATGAAATATTGGGATATTACAAAACCATTTCTTTTAGAAAAAAGTCCTTCAAATATTCTCAGAGCTGAATCAATTGACGAAGTATTTGCAAATTCACATTACATAATTACCTACAGAAACCCATATGCCCATTGTGAGGGTATTATGAGACGAAATAAAGCAACGGCAGAATATGCTGCCAACTTTACAATTAAATGTTTGTATCACCAAAAGAAGAACATTGAAATGCTACAAAATAAAGTAGTAATGTCATACGAAGAAATTACTACAAATCGAAATGAATTTAGAAACAAGATTATATCTATGTTACCTGAATTGAATGATATTTCTGTTGACAAAAAATTTAGTGCTCACAATCAGTATAATAAAAATTTAGAAATTAGTAATTTGAATCAGAAGCAAATAGAAAAATTAAGTAAACAGGATTTGATAAAAATAAATAATATTTTCTCTAAAGAAGAGGAGTTACTCGAATATTTTGGTTACAAATTGATTAATTTCTAA